The window GGGCCGATCCCCACCTATCCAGTATCCCCATCGTCATGCTCACCGCCCGGGTGGAGGACACGGACAAGATCGTGGGATTAGAGCTGGGGGCGGACGATTATGTCACGAAACCGTTCAACCCGCGAGAGCTGGTCGCCCGGGTGAGAGCCGTCCTGCGTCGAGCGGGCGGCGCCGAATCCCCACCGCGCCTGTTGCGCGTGGGGGAGATCACCCTCGACCCCGATCGCCATGAGGTCACACTGCGAGGGGAGCCCGTCGACCTCACCCCCACCGAGTTCGAGCTACTGCGCGCCTTCATGGAGGACCCCAATCACGCCTTCACCCGAGGGGAGTTGATCGAGCGGGCGTTAGGGTACACGTACGAGGGCATGGAGCGCACCCTCGATAGCCATATCAAAAACCTACGCCGCAAACTGGAGGAGGACCCGCGCCATCCCCGGTACATCCAGACCGTCTACGGCGTGGGGTACCGGCTGAAAGGGGACGCATGAGACGACTCTGGGTCTGGTTGACGGCCTCCTTCATCGTCGTCACGCTGGTGGGAATCGTGCTGGTGGCGGTGCTGACCAGCTACCAGGCGAGCGAGGCCTTCCGACGATACGTCTTCCAGTCCGAGGTCAGCGGCGGCGGCGGGCTCGTCGCGAAGCTGGCGGAATACTACGCGAGCACGGGAAGCTGGGAGGGCGTCGACCGGATCGCGGAGGACCTGTTCACCACGCCGGGGGCCGGCAAGGGATACGGGTTCATGCACCGGGGGGTTCCCCGATTCGTCATAGCGGATGCGCAGGGGGATATCGTGTTCGACAGCGCCCACCGCCGGGTGGGCCAGCAGCTCAGCACGACGGAGCGCCAGTTCGCCGTTCCCATCGAGGTGGACGGCCAGGTCGTCGGCTATCTGGATATGGCCACGCCGGGCCCGGCGATGCGACTGTCCCCGCCCGCGATGCGATTTCTCGACAACCTGCGCCGAGCCCTCTGGCAGGCCGGGCTGGCCGCGGGCATCCTGGGCCTCATCCTGGGGTTGATGCTGAGCCGGGTGCTCTCGGCGCCGCTGGCGCGGCTGACCGCGGCCGCGCGGGCGATCGCCTCCGGGGACCTCTCGCAACGGGTGCCGGAAAGCGGCCCCGAGGAGGTGGCCGAACTGGGGAGGGCGTTCAATCAGATGGCGGAGGCGCTGGCCCGGGCCGAGGAGCTACGCCGCAACCTGGTCGCCGACATCGCCCATGAGTTGCGCACGCCGCTCACCGTAATTCAGGGCAACCTGAGGGCCATTCTGGACGGCGTCTTCCCGCTGGAGGCCCAAGAGATCGCCACGATCTACGATGAGACGCGCCTCCTCTCCCGGCTGGTCAACGACCTGCGGGAGCTGGCGCAGGCGGAGGCCGGACAACTGAACCTGGAGCGACGTCCGGTGGATGCCGCCGAGCTGATCCAGGCGGCCGTGTCCAGCTTCGGCCCGGTCGCCTCCGATCGCGGCATCCACCTCGAGGCCGAGCTTCCTCCCGATCTCCCCCAGGCACACGCTGACCCGGATCGCATCAGCCAGGTCCTCCGCAATCTGGTCGCCAACGCGCTCCGGCACACGCCGAAGGGAGGACGGGTGACCATCGCCGCCGAGGTAGGGCCGACCGGTTTCATCACGATACGCGTACGAGACACGGGCAGCGGCATCGCTCCAGAGGATCTACCCTACGTCTTCGAGCGGTTCTGGCGGGCGGACCGCTCCCGGGCCAGGGATTCGGGAGGAGCCGGGCTGGGGTTGGCCATCGCCCGACACCTTGTGGAGGCACATGGCGGGGAAATCGGAGTGGAGAGCCAGGAGGGGCAGGGGACCACATTCT is drawn from Chloroflexota bacterium and contains these coding sequences:
- a CDS encoding response regulator transcription factor, which produces MAQRILVVDDDRQIVRLVRAYLEQSGFEVLTAYDGETALHAIRHDRPDLVVLDLMLPGRDGWEITRVMRADPHLSSIPIVMLTARVEDTDKIVGLELGADDYVTKPFNPRELVARVRAVLRRAGGAESPPRLLRVGEITLDPDRHEVTLRGEPVDLTPTEFELLRAFMEDPNHAFTRGELIERALGYTYEGMERTLDSHIKNLRRKLEEDPRHPRYIQTVYGVGYRLKGDA
- a CDS encoding HAMP domain-containing protein, whose protein sequence is MRRLWVWLTASFIVVTLVGIVLVAVLTSYQASEAFRRYVFQSEVSGGGGLVAKLAEYYASTGSWEGVDRIAEDLFTTPGAGKGYGFMHRGVPRFVIADAQGDIVFDSAHRRVGQQLSTTERQFAVPIEVDGQVVGYLDMATPGPAMRLSPPAMRFLDNLRRALWQAGLAAGILGLILGLMLSRVLSAPLARLTAAARAIASGDLSQRVPESGPEEVAELGRAFNQMAEALARAEELRRNLVADIAHELRTPLTVIQGNLRAILDGVFPLEAQEIATIYDETRLLSRLVNDLRELAQAEAGQLNLERRPVDAAELIQAAVSSFGPVASDRGIHLEAELPPDLPQAHADPDRISQVLRNLVANALRHTPKGGRVTIAAEVGPTGFITIRVRDTGSGIAPEDLPYVFERFWRADRSRARDSGGAGLGLAIARHLVEAHGGEIGVESQEGQGTTFWFTLPTVQGA